In one Nostoc sp. KVJ3 genomic region, the following are encoded:
- the gyrA gene encoding DNA gyrase subunit A, which yields MAKQLNLLSTGQVIPTALHTEMQRSYLEYAMSVIVGRALPDVRDGLKPVHRRILYAMHELGLVPDRPYRKCARVVGDVLGKYHPHGDQSVYDALVRLVQDFSSRYPLLAGHGNFGSVDNDPPAAMRYTETRLAPISHEGMLTEIGEETVEFVGNFDNSQQEPTVLPAQLPFLLLNGCSGIAVGMATNVPPHNLGEIVDGLIALIDNPDLADEKLFELIPGPDFPTGGEIIGETGIREAYTTGKGGILLRGVATLEEIPASRGSKRRTAIIITELPYQVNKAAWIEKVADLVNQGRLQGISDLRDESDREGMRVVIELKRDTNPQEVLQHLYHQTALQMTFGAILLAIVNGQPRQLSLRQLLQEFLTFREETLNRRYNYELGKAQSRVHLVEGLLKALSNLDRVIEILRQAPDGSTAKINLCSQLDLSEVQGDAILAMPLRRLTSLEQQNLQQEFEQVSEQISLLEQLLNDRRELLKALKKELRSLKRKYSDPRRTKIGEEQKSKAEEQRSRGAEEEEENLKSSEPAEEAILEFTQRGYVRRSQPSGRKSKAENGLHDNDFIIQTVLTDTQKDLLILTGGGKVYPVNVGEIPPTTGRSPRGKPLITMLSNTAQGAQEAVVSRFVLPDNLETQQMILLTKQGRIKRLSLGEFTNLTRRGITILKLKDDDELSFTQFTTPGAHLILASSGGRVLRFAANDEQLPVMGRAAMGLQAFRLLRNQQMVGCVTVGKDDQLLLVTQEGYAKRMAASQLRAANRGDLGTQAMKFASKTDNLAGMVIAMSTAGYANASGEVALVTNKERVVRIPVETVPILGRDVKGESIIQLNRDEKIITVAEVRS from the coding sequence ATGGCAAAACAGTTAAACCTTCTCTCAACGGGACAGGTAATTCCAACAGCCCTGCATACCGAGATGCAACGGTCTTATCTCGAATATGCCATGAGCGTGATTGTCGGGCGAGCGCTACCAGACGTGCGTGATGGCTTAAAACCAGTGCATCGCCGCATTTTGTATGCAATGCACGAACTCGGTTTAGTACCAGATAGACCTTATCGAAAATGTGCCCGTGTAGTGGGTGATGTGTTGGGTAAATACCATCCTCACGGCGACCAATCAGTTTACGATGCCTTAGTTAGGCTGGTGCAAGATTTTTCTAGCCGCTATCCCTTGCTAGCCGGACATGGTAACTTTGGTAGCGTCGATAATGACCCACCGGCGGCGATGCGTTACACAGAAACGCGCCTCGCACCCATCAGCCATGAGGGAATGCTGACAGAAATCGGCGAAGAAACGGTGGAATTTGTCGGGAACTTCGATAATTCTCAGCAAGAACCAACGGTTTTACCCGCTCAATTGCCCTTTCTGTTGCTCAATGGCTGTTCTGGGATCGCTGTGGGAATGGCGACAAATGTCCCACCGCACAACTTGGGGGAAATTGTGGATGGGTTAATCGCTTTAATCGACAACCCAGATTTGGCAGATGAAAAGTTATTCGAGCTAATTCCAGGGCCAGACTTTCCCACTGGTGGAGAAATAATTGGTGAGACGGGAATTCGGGAAGCATACACCACAGGTAAAGGTGGGATTCTGCTGCGGGGAGTTGCAACTCTGGAGGAAATTCCAGCCAGTAGGGGAAGCAAGCGACGGACGGCCATTATTATTACAGAATTGCCTTATCAAGTGAATAAGGCCGCCTGGATTGAGAAGGTAGCAGACTTAGTAAATCAAGGACGTTTGCAAGGGATTTCCGATCTTCGGGATGAGAGCGATCGCGAAGGGATGCGAGTGGTAATTGAACTCAAACGCGATACCAATCCTCAAGAAGTTCTCCAGCATTTGTATCACCAAACTGCTTTGCAAATGACCTTTGGGGCAATTCTGTTAGCGATCGTCAATGGACAACCCCGCCAGTTAAGTTTGCGTCAATTGTTGCAAGAGTTTTTGACTTTCCGGGAAGAGACGCTAAACCGTCGCTACAATTACGAGTTGGGGAAAGCTCAAAGTCGCGTGCATTTGGTGGAAGGTTTACTCAAAGCCCTATCTAATTTGGATCGGGTAATTGAAATTTTACGGCAAGCTCCCGATGGAAGTACGGCAAAAATAAATCTTTGTAGCCAACTAGATTTGAGTGAGGTACAAGGAGATGCAATTTTGGCGATGCCGTTGCGCCGCCTCACCAGTTTAGAACAGCAAAATTTGCAGCAAGAATTTGAGCAAGTTAGCGAACAAATTAGTTTGCTAGAACAATTACTCAACGATCGCCGCGAATTACTCAAGGCGCTGAAAAAAGAATTGCGATCGCTCAAGCGCAAGTACAGCGATCCCCGGCGGACAAAAATCGGAGAAGAACAAAAGTCTAAGGCAGAGGAACAGAGGAGCAGAGGAGCAGAGGAGGAAGAGGAAAATCTGAAATCTTCTGAACCAGCAGAGGAAGCAATTTTAGAATTTACCCAACGGGGTTATGTCCGTCGCAGCCAACCATCTGGCAGAAAGTCAAAAGCTGAAAATGGTTTGCATGATAATGACTTCATTATCCAAACCGTGTTGACTGACACCCAAAAAGACTTGCTAATCCTAACCGGTGGCGGCAAAGTCTATCCTGTGAATGTGGGAGAAATCCCGCCAACTACTGGGCGTTCTCCACGGGGAAAACCTTTGATTACAATGCTTAGTAATACTGCTCAAGGCGCTCAAGAAGCTGTGGTCAGCCGCTTTGTACTACCAGACAATCTCGAAACTCAGCAGATGATTCTCTTAACAAAACAGGGAAGAATTAAGCGTCTGTCTCTGGGAGAATTCACAAACTTAACGCGGCGCGGAATTACGATTTTGAAGCTCAAAGACGATGATGAATTGTCATTTACCCAATTCACCACCCCAGGGGCGCATCTGATTTTAGCTAGTTCCGGTGGGCGAGTGTTGCGCTTTGCAGCCAATGATGAACAATTACCCGTTATGGGTCGCGCAGCAATGGGTTTACAAGCATTCCGACTATTGAGAAATCAGCAAATGGTTGGCTGTGTCACTGTTGGTAAAGATGACCAACTGCTGCTAGTTACTCAAGAAGGATATGCCAAGCGGATGGCTGCAAGTCAGTTAAGAGCGGCTAATCGCGGCGATTTGGGGACGCAAGCGATGAAATTTGCCAGCAAAACTGATAATTTAGCTGGTATGGTCATTGCGATGTCTACGGCGGGCTACGCCAACGCATCTGGCGAGGTAGCTTTAGTGACGAATAAAGAACGGGTGGTACGAATACCTGTGGAAACCGTGCCGATTTTAGGTAGAGATGTCAAAGGTGAAAGCATCATCCAACTCAACCGCGATGAAAAAATTATCACCGTGGCTGAAGTGCGATCGTAA